A stretch of DNA from Nitrosopumilus zosterae:
AAGCTATCAAAATATTTCAAAAACATGCAATATGAAAAAGCATAGTTAAATCCATTTGAAACCTTACAAAAGCATGAAAGAGTCAATTTTCAATACTCTTAATGAGTTGGAAGTACAATCCACCCTTGAAAAATCAAGAATGGTAGACACATTGCCTGAGAACAGAATGCTTGCAATTACTAAAGAAACTGGAGAATTACTAAACATGCTTTTACGCCTAAAAAATGCCAAAAACATGTTAGAAATAGGCACATCGGTAGGATATTCATCAATATGGTGTGCTGAGGCAATTTTAGAACAAGCAGGTAAGATAATCACAATAGAGCAAAATCCAAACAAGGTAAAGAGGGCAAAAGAAAACTTTCTAAAAGCAGAGATCCAAGATGCAGTTGAAATCAAAGAAGGTCATGCACTAGACATCCTAAGCAAAATGAGTTGCATTGATGAATACAAAGAATATTTTGATTTTGTTTTAATTGATGCGGATAAAGAAAACATAATCGAGTATTTTGATTTAATACTTCCAATGGTTTCTGTAGGAGGAATCATAGTCACAGACAATATGTTGTATCCCGAAAAATATCGTGAACACATGAAAAAATTTTCAGATTATTTGAAAGAAAATCCGGATCTCAACACCATAACATCAAACATTGGAAATGGTGAAGAAATTACAATCAAAGTAAGATAATCATTCTTTTGCTGTTTTCTTGCTAGAGGATTTTTTACTAGGTTTTAATTTTTTCTCTATAGATTTCAGCTTTTTGTTTTTGTCATCAATTTGTTTTTTGATTTTTTCCTGTTCAGATTTTAGTTTTTGATTTTTGATTTTTATTTGCTGTTCAATTTTGTCACGTTTCTTTTTTAGGGATTCAAATAATTTTTCTTCTTTTTTAAGTTGTGTGTTTAATTTAATTTGTGATTTTAATTTGTCTTTTTCTTCTTGAGTCTTT
This window harbors:
- a CDS encoding O-methyltransferase yields the protein MKESIFNTLNELEVQSTLEKSRMVDTLPENRMLAITKETGELLNMLLRLKNAKNMLEIGTSVGYSSIWCAEAILEQAGKIITIEQNPNKVKRAKENFLKAEIQDAVEIKEGHALDILSKMSCIDEYKEYFDFVLIDADKENIIEYFDLILPMVSVGGIIVTDNMLYPEKYREHMKKFSDYLKENPDLNTITSNIGNGEEITIKVR